One segment of Candidatus Sericytochromatia bacterium DNA contains the following:
- a CDS encoding SUF system NifU family Fe-S cluster assembly protein, giving the protein MSTALYNQLILEHNKKPRNHGRLEQPTHQSEGLNPLCGDHIWLTAVVENEAIREIRFEGQSCAICQASASIMTTQVKGKQVQQAAQLIQDFRHVVTGQASAVSPENTENRYFDAFSGIANLPARVKCAVLPWHTLQAALSGQDASSTEGTSDPIPGSGHASP; this is encoded by the coding sequence ATGTCGACCGCGCTTTACAACCAGCTGATTCTCGAACACAACAAGAAACCGCGCAACCACGGACGTTTGGAACAGCCGACCCACCAGAGCGAGGGGCTGAACCCGCTTTGTGGTGACCACATCTGGCTGACGGCTGTGGTCGAGAACGAAGCCATCCGTGAGATCCGGTTCGAGGGACAAAGTTGCGCCATCTGCCAGGCCTCGGCCTCGATCATGACCACCCAGGTCAAGGGAAAGCAGGTGCAGCAAGCCGCCCAGCTGATCCAGGATTTTCGCCACGTGGTGACGGGGCAGGCGTCTGCGGTGTCGCCAGAAAACACCGAGAATCGTTACTTTGACGCCTTTTCCGGTATCGCGAACCTGCCGGCTCGCGTGAAATGCGCCGTGCTGCCCTGGCACACGCTGCAAGCCGCCCTGTCCGGTCAGGACGCCAGTTCCACCGAGGGAACCTCGGATCCCATCCCCGGCTCCGGGCACGCCAGCCCCTGA
- a CDS encoding cysteine desulfurase, whose product MNAALVDDLDLAAIRADFPILSRRVNGHPLVYLDNAASTQLPRPVLDRLIHYHSYEHANVHRGVHTLSHEATAAYEGARDIVRAFLNAEQREEVIFTRGTTEAINLVAQTFGRTRLEPGDEVLITALEHHANLVPWQMVCRERGALLKVAPIHDDGSLDIEAMIALMGAKTRLVAVTHVSNALGTIVPLEPIIQAAHALNIPVLVDGAQAVLHQPVDVRALDADFYVFSGHKLCAPTGIGVLYGKRAWLESLPPWQGGGDMIRTVTYAHTSFNDLPYRFEAGTPSIAAAVGLGAAITYLQGIGLGRIQAHEQRLLQYTTSRLAELPQLRILGTAREKAAVISFELAGVHPHDVGSVLDGEGIAIRAGHHCAQPLMARLGVPATARASFTFYNTLEECDALIRGLHVVTELFA is encoded by the coding sequence GTGAACGCCGCGCTGGTAGACGATCTGGACCTGGCGGCAATCCGGGCGGACTTCCCGATTCTCTCGCGCCGGGTGAATGGCCACCCCCTGGTCTACCTGGACAATGCGGCGAGCACACAACTGCCGCGTCCAGTGCTGGATCGGTTGATTCACTATCATAGTTACGAACACGCCAACGTGCACCGCGGCGTCCATACGCTCAGCCATGAGGCGACGGCCGCTTACGAAGGCGCGCGTGACATCGTGAGGGCCTTCCTGAACGCCGAACAGCGGGAAGAAGTCATTTTCACGCGCGGCACCACCGAGGCCATCAATCTGGTAGCACAGACGTTCGGCCGCACGCGCCTTGAGCCGGGAGACGAGGTCCTGATCACGGCCCTGGAACACCACGCCAATCTGGTTCCGTGGCAAATGGTGTGCCGGGAACGGGGGGCTTTGCTGAAGGTGGCGCCGATTCATGACGACGGGAGTCTCGACATCGAGGCCATGATCGCCTTGATGGGCGCCAAAACGCGACTGGTCGCCGTCACCCACGTGTCCAACGCCTTGGGGACGATCGTCCCGCTCGAACCCATCATCCAGGCCGCCCACGCCCTTAACATCCCTGTCCTGGTGGACGGCGCCCAGGCCGTGCTCCACCAACCAGTCGACGTTCGGGCGTTGGATGCCGACTTCTACGTCTTTTCGGGGCACAAACTGTGTGCCCCGACGGGCATCGGCGTGCTGTATGGCAAACGGGCCTGGCTGGAATCCTTGCCGCCCTGGCAAGGGGGTGGGGATATGATCCGCACCGTGACCTACGCGCACACCAGCTTCAACGACCTGCCCTACCGCTTCGAGGCGGGCACCCCTTCCATCGCCGCGGCGGTCGGCCTCGGGGCCGCGATAACTTACCTGCAGGGCATCGGCCTGGGGCGTATCCAAGCCCACGAGCAACGCCTGCTGCAATACACCACGTCACGCCTCGCTGAATTGCCGCAGCTTCGCATCCTGGGAACGGCTCGGGAAAAGGCTGCCGTCATTTCCTTCGAACTGGCCGGTGTCCACCCCCACGACGTGGGCAGTGTGTTGGACGGAGAGGGCATCGCCATTCGGGCCGGACACCATTGTGCCCAGCCCCTCATGGCGCGCCTGGGCGTGCCAGCCACGGCACGGGCGTCGTTCACCTTCTACAACACGCTGGAGGAATGTGACGCCCTGATTCGGGGACTGCACGTCGTCACGGAGTTGTTTGCCTGA
- a CDS encoding Rrf2 family transcriptional regulator: MITRATEYACLAMLYLAKQPQGETVNTADVAREERIPPSFLAKVINQLSKAGLLTSRRGPSGGLELARDAQAITLKQVVEAIEGELAVNLCTGSQDYACFRLGCSLKSAFSAAQQVYLARLDAVTLADLVRDDRYTADQVPPPASDALSPAGPR; the protein is encoded by the coding sequence ATGATCACCCGCGCCACCGAGTATGCTTGCCTGGCCATGCTTTACTTGGCCAAACAACCGCAGGGTGAGACCGTGAACACCGCGGATGTGGCCCGTGAGGAGCGCATTCCGCCCTCTTTTCTGGCCAAGGTGATCAACCAGCTGAGCAAGGCGGGCCTGTTGACGTCTCGTCGGGGGCCAAGTGGGGGACTGGAACTTGCGCGGGACGCACAGGCCATCACCCTCAAGCAGGTGGTTGAGGCGATCGAGGGGGAGCTGGCGGTCAACCTCTGCACCGGTTCGCAGGATTATGCTTGCTTTCGCCTGGGGTGTTCCTTGAAATCGGCCTTCTCGGCTGCCCAGCAGGTCTATCTGGCGCGCCTGGATGCTGTCACGTTGGCAGACCTGGTGCGGGACGACCGCTACACGGCTGACCAGGTCCCCCCGCCAGCCTCCGACGCCCTTTCCCCGGCTGGACCTCGCTGA
- the sufB gene encoding Fe-S cluster assembly protein SufB: protein MSTQVEKVINRPYEAGFVTPIESERFAKGLNEDVVRRISEKKGEPEWLLNFRLKAFRHWLSMEEPHWAHADYPAIDYQDIVYYSAPKQKKKLGSMDEVDPELVRTFEKLGIPLHEQKMLANVAVDVVFDSVSVTTTFKDKLKAAGVIFCSFSEAVREYPDLVQRYLGTVVPYTDNYFAALNSAVFSDGSFCFIPKGVTCPMELSTYFRINTEESGQFERTLIVAEEGASVSYLEGCTAPKFDTNQLHAAVVELVALDDANIKYSTVQNWYAGDENGVGGIYNFVTKRGLCKGKRAKISWTQVETGSAITWKYPSCVLMGEESVGEFYSVALTNHCQQADTGTKMVHIGPRTRSTIISKGISAGRSRNTYRGLVQMGPKAAGARNYSQCDSMLIGQACAADTVPYIRVQNDTARVEHEATTSKIGEDQMFYFAQRGIGAEEAIAMIINGFCKDVFTQLPMEFAVEATKLLGLKLENSVG, encoded by the coding sequence ATGAGCACCCAGGTCGAAAAAGTCATCAACCGCCCCTACGAAGCGGGTTTCGTCACTCCCATCGAGTCGGAACGCTTCGCCAAAGGGCTCAATGAAGACGTGGTCCGCCGCATCTCGGAAAAGAAGGGCGAGCCTGAGTGGTTGCTGAACTTCCGCTTGAAGGCATTTCGTCACTGGCTGTCGATGGAAGAACCCCACTGGGCCCACGCGGATTACCCGGCCATCGACTACCAAGATATCGTCTATTACTCGGCGCCGAAGCAGAAGAAAAAGCTCGGTTCAATGGACGAGGTCGACCCGGAGCTGGTTCGGACCTTCGAGAAACTCGGCATTCCCCTGCACGAGCAGAAGATGCTCGCCAATGTGGCCGTGGACGTCGTCTTCGACAGCGTCTCGGTCACCACGACCTTCAAGGACAAGCTGAAGGCCGCCGGGGTGATTTTCTGTTCCTTTTCTGAGGCCGTGCGCGAATACCCTGACCTGGTCCAGCGGTATCTCGGCACCGTGGTGCCCTACACGGACAACTACTTTGCCGCCCTCAACTCGGCCGTCTTCTCGGATGGGTCGTTCTGCTTCATTCCCAAGGGCGTGACCTGCCCGATGGAACTGTCTACCTACTTCCGGATCAACACGGAGGAAAGCGGCCAGTTCGAACGGACCTTGATCGTCGCCGAGGAGGGCGCCAGTGTCAGCTACCTGGAAGGCTGCACCGCGCCCAAGTTCGACACCAATCAGCTTCACGCAGCCGTGGTGGAACTGGTCGCCCTCGACGACGCCAATATCAAGTATTCGACCGTGCAAAACTGGTACGCCGGCGACGAGAACGGCGTGGGGGGCATTTACAATTTCGTCACCAAGCGAGGCCTGTGCAAGGGCAAGCGCGCCAAGATCTCCTGGACCCAGGTCGAGACCGGGTCGGCCATCACGTGGAAATACCCTAGCTGCGTGCTGATGGGAGAGGAATCGGTCGGAGAATTCTACTCCGTGGCCCTGACCAACCACTGCCAGCAAGCCGACACCGGCACCAAGATGGTTCATATCGGCCCGCGCACGCGCTCAACCATCATCAGCAAGGGCATTTCGGCGGGCCGGTCCCGCAACACCTATCGCGGGCTGGTGCAAATGGGGCCCAAGGCGGCTGGTGCCCGCAACTATTCGCAGTGCGACTCCATGTTGATCGGGCAAGCCTGTGCCGCGGACACCGTGCCCTACATCCGCGTGCAAAACGACACAGCGCGCGTCGAGCACGAGGCGACGACCTCGAAAATCGGCGAGGACCAGATGTTCTACTTTGCCCAACGCGGCATCGGCGCGGAAGAGGCGATCGCCATGATCATCAACGGATTCTGCAAAGACGTGTTCACCCAACTGCCGATGGAGTTCGCCGTGGAAGCGACGAAATTGCTCGGTTTGAAGCTTGAAAACAGCGTAGGTTGA
- a CDS encoding iron-sulfur cluster assembly accessory protein yields MTTESKPSTKPLVTLTSRAAEHVKILFARKGQPDAYLRVAVAGGGCSGMSYKLDVAAEAGPADKLIPAEGGVKVIVDMKSALYLAGMEIDYDDDLMNAGFKFRNPNAKTSCGCGESFST; encoded by the coding sequence GTGACCACTGAATCCAAGCCCTCGACCAAACCATTGGTGACGCTCACGTCGCGGGCGGCCGAGCACGTCAAGATCCTGTTTGCTCGCAAGGGCCAACCGGACGCCTACCTGCGAGTGGCCGTGGCCGGCGGGGGCTGCTCCGGAATGTCGTACAAGCTTGACGTGGCCGCCGAGGCGGGACCGGCCGACAAGCTGATCCCGGCCGAAGGGGGGGTCAAGGTGATCGTGGATATGAAGAGTGCCCTGTACCTGGCCGGCATGGAAATCGACTATGACGACGATCTGATGAATGCGGGCTTCAAGTTCCGCAATCCCAACGCCAAGACCAGCTGCGGTTGCGGCGAGAGCTTCAGCACCTGA
- the sufD gene encoding Fe-S cluster assembly protein SufD: MATTTSRESWLGNVLAQAPALEGTGPLARLRQQADQILRHAALPSPRDEAWRFTSLAPLTAHEYSRVQAPGQVEHSEVARYLWPEAEGCRLTFVDGHYAAHLSSREPGASLTVRAFSELDGEEWAAMLGRVAPTDGDVMAALAARHCRDGALVRIPADWCEERPIHLLFISTGLPIPSLIAPRVLVVAESGCRATLVQAYVALQETVQAVHAVTEVLVERNARLHHLRVQSESRLATHLETWAARLAPSAHYTLKHITLGGRLSRLDVTIDGQGNEIDAHLDGLALLSGDQVADVHSRLIHAFPHGRSRQTQRMILDERSHAIFAGMIKVLPGAVQTDSAQSSRGLLLSPHARLDTKPELAIEADDVKCAHGAAIGQLDADQLFYLRARGISETESRALLTYAFASEVLEGVAIPTLRTQLQAVMLGRTTAPRPRLTP, from the coding sequence ATGGCCACCACCACCTCCAGGGAAAGCTGGCTGGGAAACGTGCTGGCGCAAGCCCCCGCACTGGAAGGCACAGGGCCGCTTGCCCGTCTGCGCCAGCAGGCGGACCAGATCTTGCGCCACGCCGCCCTGCCCTCGCCACGAGACGAAGCCTGGCGATTCACCTCGCTGGCTCCCCTGACCGCCCATGAATACAGCCGGGTTCAAGCCCCTGGGCAGGTGGAGCACTCGGAGGTGGCCCGCTATCTGTGGCCCGAGGCCGAAGGGTGCCGGCTCACCTTCGTGGATGGTCACTACGCCGCCCATCTGAGCAGCCGAGAGCCTGGGGCCTCCCTGACCGTGCGGGCCTTTTCTGAACTGGACGGCGAGGAGTGGGCCGCGATGCTCGGTCGCGTAGCGCCCACGGACGGCGACGTGATGGCGGCTCTGGCGGCTCGCCACTGCCGGGATGGCGCCCTCGTCCGGATTCCTGCCGACTGGTGCGAGGAACGTCCGATCCACCTGCTGTTCATCTCCACCGGCCTGCCCATTCCCAGTCTGATCGCCCCCCGGGTACTGGTCGTGGCCGAATCGGGCTGCCGGGCCACGCTGGTGCAGGCCTATGTGGCCTTGCAAGAGACAGTTCAGGCCGTGCATGCCGTGACCGAGGTACTGGTGGAAAGAAACGCACGCCTGCATCACCTGCGCGTGCAAAGTGAAAGTCGACTCGCCACGCATCTGGAAACCTGGGCCGCGCGGCTGGCGCCCTCCGCCCACTACACCCTGAAGCACATCACGCTGGGCGGACGGCTCTCCCGACTTGATGTCACCATCGACGGCCAGGGCAACGAGATCGATGCTCACCTGGATGGGCTGGCCTTGCTATCGGGCGACCAGGTGGCCGACGTCCATTCTCGTCTCATCCACGCTTTTCCGCACGGGCGCAGCCGACAGACCCAGCGCATGATCCTGGACGAGCGCTCTCACGCGATTTTTGCGGGCATGATCAAGGTCTTACCGGGGGCCGTGCAGACCGATTCGGCCCAAAGTTCACGCGGACTGCTGCTCTCCCCGCACGCCCGACTGGACACCAAACCCGAGCTGGCGATCGAGGCAGATGACGTCAAATGCGCCCACGGGGCCGCGATTGGCCAGCTGGATGCGGATCAGCTCTTCTACCTGCGAGCGCGGGGCATTTCAGAAACCGAGTCTCGCGCGTTGCTCACGTATGCCTTCGCCTCTGAGGTGCTGGAGGGAGTCGCCATCCCGACCCTGCGCACGCAGTTGCAAGCCGTGATGCTGGGACGCACCACCGCTCCCAGGCCGAGGCTCACGCCGTGA
- a CDS encoding FAD-dependent oxidoreductase: protein MGPLEQDFDVLVVGNETEGCLTAVAAARAGARVALLVSPEAMLGGLLTEDGLAFVDRDARHLTPPEQSPHDGIFGQFLARAKVPLVALPADVGAATLQEMLTEAGVTLLRCDWQGVRMDGDRLAALHTTEGELTARAFIDATPDADLAEASGMPFSDGFTDYGLTKRLGISPLPVVHGVSPDTIMATCEALAQDPSLETLRQQVFGDRHFLDLEQGDDYLLIGPPHLGLAYQRWREAEGLQEGPYRFEADGFNTAIVGPQATSWNGLIYFSEDGDELLRLSREGANDFFREEARRFERFLQTRLGWREARVELPRGVYVRQTRHARDVRQRLSLQALATGDAHRRVGTFCYYPDFRGFRAVSVPGALAAHVVLEAGLASRVKNLGLACRAAGYTPFAHSVCRLVQYNVTLGAALGVAAALMPGDDLGAVDSAEIRAELARHGFLADDSSGFERNAAIAEAMTRDPVLMLELAHA, encoded by the coding sequence ATGGGACCGCTGGAGCAAGACTTCGATGTGCTGGTGGTCGGCAACGAAACCGAGGGTTGCCTGACGGCTGTGGCGGCCGCGCGCGCCGGCGCTCGGGTGGCCCTGCTGGTAAGCCCGGAAGCCATGCTGGGAGGGCTGTTGACCGAGGACGGCCTGGCCTTCGTCGACCGCGACGCCCGTCACCTGACGCCACCGGAGCAAAGCCCCCACGATGGAATCTTTGGACAGTTCCTGGCGCGGGCGAAGGTTCCTCTGGTGGCCTTGCCGGCTGATGTCGGCGCCGCGACCCTGCAGGAGATGCTGACGGAGGCTGGGGTCACCCTGCTGCGATGCGACTGGCAAGGCGTGCGGATGGACGGCGATCGCCTGGCCGCGCTCCATACGACCGAGGGAGAATTGACGGCCCGCGCCTTCATCGACGCCACCCCGGACGCCGACCTGGCCGAGGCGTCAGGCATGCCATTCAGCGACGGATTTACCGATTACGGGCTGACCAAGCGCCTGGGCATCAGTCCCCTGCCGGTGGTTCACGGCGTCTCGCCAGACACGATCATGGCCACCTGCGAGGCTCTGGCTCAGGACCCTTCTCTGGAGACGCTACGGCAACAGGTCTTCGGAGACCGCCACTTTCTGGATCTGGAGCAGGGCGACGACTACCTGCTGATCGGGCCGCCCCACCTGGGCCTGGCCTACCAGCGCTGGCGAGAGGCCGAGGGACTTCAGGAGGGGCCGTACCGCTTTGAAGCGGATGGCTTCAACACGGCCATCGTCGGACCTCAGGCCACCTCCTGGAACGGGCTGATCTATTTCAGCGAAGACGGAGACGAATTGCTCAGGCTGTCCCGCGAAGGCGCCAATGACTTTTTTCGGGAGGAAGCCCGGCGTTTCGAACGGTTCCTGCAAACCCGACTCGGCTGGCGCGAGGCCCGCGTCGAATTGCCACGGGGGGTGTACGTGCGCCAAACGCGCCATGCCCGCGATGTTCGCCAACGCCTCTCGCTGCAAGCGCTGGCCACCGGTGATGCCCACCGGCGGGTGGGCACGTTCTGCTATTACCCCGACTTTCGCGGTTTCCGAGCGGTTTCCGTGCCAGGCGCGCTGGCGGCACACGTCGTGCTGGAGGCGGGCCTGGCCTCGCGCGTCAAAAACCTGGGGCTGGCTTGCCGGGCCGCCGGCTACACCCCCTTCGCCCACTCCGTCTGCCGACTCGTCCAGTACAACGTCACCCTGGGCGCGGCGCTGGGGGTGGCGGCGGCTCTGATGCCGGGCGACGATCTTGGCGCAGTGGACTCTGCGGAGATTCGGGCGGAGCTGGCCCGTCACGGCTTCCTGGCCGACGATTCCAGCGGCTTCGAACGCAATGCGGCGATCGCCGAAGCGATGACGCGGGATCCGGTGTTGATGCTGGAATTGGCCCACGCCTGA
- a CDS encoding EF-hand domain-containing protein yields MRIEQFTRNLMKNYDRNGDGWINMTQIPALGVYSEVDGRARDFFQRSSPIGQFVTHEALVAQAVAHEVDTNRDGHVSFLEGLMAWARFGINGLF; encoded by the coding sequence ATGCGTATCGAGCAGTTCACCCGCAACCTGATGAAGAATTACGACCGCAATGGCGACGGGTGGATCAACATGACCCAGATTCCGGCCTTGGGCGTTTACTCGGAGGTCGATGGCCGGGCTCGCGACTTTTTTCAACGCTCCTCGCCAATTGGGCAATTCGTGACCCACGAGGCCTTGGTGGCGCAGGCCGTCGCGCACGAGGTCGATACCAACCGGGACGGTCATGTGAGCTTTTTGGAGGGCTTGATGGCCTGGGCTCGCTTCGGCATTAACGGACTATTCTGA
- the sufC gene encoding Fe-S cluster assembly ATPase SufC, translated as MIREQAPILLEIRNLHASVDGAPILKGLSLTVRAGEVHAIMGPNGSGKSTLSKVLAGHPAYEVTSGEVHFLGQNLLEMEAEERARAGLFLAFQYPIEIPGVSNAAFLRQAYNTLAAARGEDELDPIEFDDYIRERIKIVDLAPAFLDRSVNEGFSGGEKKRNEIVQMAVLNPKVAILDETDSGLDIDALKVVSEGVNRLSTADNAIVMVTHYQRLLNYIVPDYVHVMANGQLIKTGDKTLALELEGRGYDWVRDQASTTGAR; from the coding sequence ATGATTCGCGAACAAGCGCCCATCCTGCTCGAAATCCGCAACCTGCACGCCTCAGTGGACGGGGCCCCGATCTTGAAGGGCCTGTCGCTGACCGTACGTGCCGGCGAGGTCCACGCCATCATGGGGCCCAACGGGTCCGGCAAGAGCACGCTCTCCAAAGTGCTGGCCGGGCACCCTGCTTACGAGGTCACCTCGGGCGAAGTCCACTTCCTCGGTCAGAATTTGCTGGAGATGGAGGCGGAAGAACGCGCTCGCGCGGGCCTTTTCCTGGCCTTCCAGTACCCGATCGAAATTCCGGGCGTCAGTAACGCGGCCTTTCTTCGGCAGGCTTACAACACCTTGGCCGCCGCGCGCGGCGAGGATGAGCTGGACCCGATCGAATTCGATGATTACATCCGTGAACGTATCAAGATCGTCGATCTGGCGCCGGCTTTTCTGGACCGCAGCGTCAATGAAGGATTCAGTGGCGGCGAGAAAAAGCGCAATGAAATCGTGCAGATGGCGGTCCTCAACCCCAAGGTGGCAATCCTGGACGAGACGGACTCCGGCCTCGATATCGACGCCCTCAAGGTGGTGTCGGAGGGGGTCAACCGGCTGTCCACGGCGGACAATGCCATCGTGATGGTGACGCATTATCAGCGCCTGCTGAACTACATCGTGCCGGACTACGTCCACGTGATGGCGAACGGCCAACTCATCAAGACGGGCGACAAGACGCTGGCGCTCGAGTTGGAGGGCCGAGGCTACGACTGGGTACGCGATCAGGCCTCGACCACCGGGGCACGCTGA
- a CDS encoding 50S ribosomal protein L11 methyltransferase: MSFPDLGRIPQPYHHMMLSNGRRMAAFRHAIARTVRPGDRVIEAGTGSGILSALAVRAGAEHVWALERDPEMAAVARRTMQLNGLSERVSVVEGPAEAFDCPERPDVVICEMLHVGLVNEQQVPVMRALLARHGHPGLRIIPHAAVSALQLMAVDDHYEGFRIPLIRSSHPYVEDPRLAAVSEPVTYWVCLMQEAAPEIDVCVPLEAACDATVNAVSLITKAVMTEAFDHPDNDWYLFQLQLPLPPREVQAGESVTVHLSYRAGAPLEAIRLGWASPTRGAAPPPSPQADGPAGDAPAPKSLRC, from the coding sequence GTGAGCTTTCCGGACCTGGGCCGTATTCCGCAACCTTATCATCACATGATGCTGTCGAATGGGCGCCGGATGGCGGCCTTCAGACACGCCATCGCGCGGACCGTTCGCCCCGGCGACCGGGTCATCGAAGCCGGCACGGGCTCGGGCATCCTATCGGCCCTGGCCGTGCGGGCCGGCGCGGAGCACGTCTGGGCACTGGAAAGGGACCCGGAGATGGCCGCGGTGGCCCGTCGCACGATGCAATTGAATGGACTCTCCGAGCGCGTCAGCGTGGTGGAGGGACCGGCAGAAGCGTTTGACTGCCCGGAACGTCCTGATGTGGTGATCTGTGAGATGCTCCACGTCGGGCTGGTCAACGAACAGCAAGTTCCGGTGATGCGGGCTTTACTCGCACGTCACGGGCATCCCGGGCTGCGCATCATTCCCCACGCCGCGGTCAGTGCGCTGCAGCTGATGGCGGTGGATGACCATTACGAAGGCTTCCGGATTCCCCTGATCCGCTCCTCCCATCCCTACGTGGAGGACCCGCGCCTTGCCGCGGTGTCAGAGCCCGTCACCTACTGGGTCTGCTTGATGCAGGAGGCCGCCCCCGAGATCGACGTGTGCGTGCCCTTGGAGGCCGCTTGCGACGCCACCGTCAACGCGGTCAGCCTGATCACCAAGGCGGTGATGACCGAGGCTTTCGACCATCCCGACAACGACTGGTACCTCTTCCAACTCCAGTTGCCGCTTCCGCCCCGCGAGGTGCAGGCCGGAGAGTCCGTGACGGTTCACCTGTCCTATCGCGCGGGCGCGCCCTTGGAGGCGATCCGGCTCGGCTGGGCTTCCCCCACCCGGGGCGCGGCCCCGCCTCCATCACCTCAGGCCGACGGGCCCGCGGGCGACGCCCCAGCGCCAAAGTCGCTCAGGTGCTGA
- a CDS encoding NifU family protein, producing MPKIAEIEFTPNPNAKRFVLKEPITTGTARSYDSSAGAADDPLARELFAIPHVTEVYYVDRYLTVVQDGAAAWSELERALAVPIRAADAQALQKAFATPAAAKLSPDDLSELDRGRLERINALLDERVRPALMMDGGGLEVVGFSGNTLQIHYMGACGTCPSSITGTMAGIEALLQTIEPALQVVAV from the coding sequence ATGCCCAAAATCGCCGAAATCGAATTCACCCCGAATCCCAACGCCAAGCGCTTCGTGCTGAAAGAGCCGATCACCACGGGCACAGCCCGCTCCTACGACAGCAGCGCGGGGGCAGCGGATGACCCGCTGGCACGGGAGCTCTTTGCCATTCCCCACGTCACCGAGGTTTACTACGTCGATCGCTACCTGACCGTGGTGCAAGACGGGGCAGCCGCTTGGAGCGAGTTGGAACGCGCCTTGGCCGTTCCGATTCGGGCGGCCGATGCGCAAGCGCTGCAAAAGGCTTTTGCCACGCCAGCCGCAGCCAAGCTGTCGCCCGACGACCTTTCGGAACTCGACCGGGGACGCCTGGAGCGCATCAATGCCCTGCTCGACGAGCGAGTCAGACCCGCCCTGATGATGGATGGCGGCGGCCTGGAGGTGGTTGGATTCAGCGGCAACACGCTGCAGATCCACTACATGGGCGCCTGCGGCACCTGCCCCAGCTCGATCACCGGCACCATGGCGGGCATCGAAGCCTTGCTGCAAACGATCGAACCGGCCCTGCAAGTGGTGGCCGTCTGA